The stretch of DNA agaaATCTAGACAACAGTGGAGTTTCCTTTCCCTCAAAAACAATCTGACTGATGCGGACAGGAAATGGGACAGGAAGTAGCCTTGGGGAAACAGGAAGTGCCTGAGACAATACAGATTCTGAGGATTGGCCCCCAGCTGCATTTTTAAGTCTGAAAAAGGATACAGTCACACATAAACGTTCCTTATCGACGGAGAAAAACAAACATTGCAGTTAAAATGGGAAATTGTACTTGGAAATGAAGATTAGGAATCAAGAGCATCAGCCACGAAGGTCTTAAAATCAGGAGACAACTTCTCTTTATTTAACGTGTGTGTTGCTATGAACATGATGTCTCTCCATTTTGGAAACATGTCTGAAAATCCTACCAAAAGACAGTTAGAAATCAATTAAACCACATGCCTAATAATAAACTTTATGCAGAAAGACAAAATCTTTGATAttcagtcaggacaggcaagacCAATGTATAACTGAGGTAATGATCTATTAACAGCTAAACACGTTTCATGACCCCTACGGTTATAACAAGCTATAACAGATTATGACTGATTATAATGATTCTTACAGGAGTTTTGTATTCCCTCAGGCATTGTTATGCTGCCATCTCTCCTCCGCTGTGACTGTCATTAGTAGCCTCAGTGGACCATTCACTGTACAAAAGCACACTTGTCTTGGTGCATTATGCTAATTCACTTCCTAACAACCGGACAACATTCCATTGTTCTAAACCCCAGCGTTTTCCGAAActtggtgcacgttttggtttttgcccctagcactacacaggtATATCAAACGATCAATGCCTGataattagttgattatttgaatcagctgtgtagcgctaggggcaaaaaccaaaacgtgcaccgaGTTCGGGAAACACTTTCCAAACACTGGGCGATGAGGAAATGTTATAACGTATTACTGCCACTGGGAGGCACTAGATACCCGGAAATATACTGTATAGTATGTAGGCTGCATGATAGGCTATCTTCTCTATCGGCAATGGCTATTGTATAACACTTCAAATGACAGCTGTAGTCAAATCAAACATGAATatgaaaaaaactaaaaacatgtTAGGGTCTTGAAATATTTAAATATTGTCTTGAATTTTGTTTTGAAATAGACACATTTTTACAGTTATCATAAATTCGATATTATACAATTTCATTGAAGGATAGCACCGTGCATACGGTGTCAATTTTTTTTCTAGATGAAAATACCCTGTTAAACCCCTCTGATTCAATAAGTTATTGATCAATTAACAACTAAATGCAACAAGACAAAAGTTGCAGATCCAAATTATAGTAAATCATACATGTACATTatttgtactgtacacacacacacacacacacactcacacggaaacacacacacaccaaacccaaCACAGagtgtgtgtcccaaattgcaccctatttcctatataggtcacttcttttgaccagagccttatgggcccctGCACAAATGTAATacacctatatagggaatagggtgccattttaaacACAGCCACACAATTATATACAAACAGTGTCTTCACTCAGACTAGGTCTCTTCGTCATCGCTGTGATGTTGTGCTTGTTTCTCCTCCGTCAGGCGACTCTCATCAATGTTCTCCAGTGAGTCGGCTCTCTGTAGTACAAGGTCAGACACGTTAATACACGGTAAGGTGTTCTGCTCGGGATAAATCCAGGGCTTCAGGTTAGGGTTGTGCTTCCTCTTCCACTCTGGATACTTCTGACAGGCCTTGTAGATCTTCTTCATGGCCTAGGGGGAAGGAGCACAAATATTCAGATTTTAAATGAATGTGTTAGTTAAGAGCCTCTCAGATAAGCCTTTTTCATTTAaccttacctgacttgcctagttaagtaaagaacaaattcttatttacaatgacggcctaccggggaacagtgggctaactgccttgttcaggggcagaaggacagatatttaccttgtcagctcagggattcgatctagaaaCCTTTTGATTCGTTTATAAATAGTTTATAAATGTGTAATAAACAGTTATAAAGCCATGGTATTATCTTTCATGGTATTCTTGACAGTgattttggaatcaaaacatctTTGGGAAGTGCATGAACTTCCTGAAACCACTAGATGGAGACAGAGGTATTCAATAATATAGGCCACCCTTGTGCTTTGTTAGGcacactctctctatttctcgAGTTTCAAGATAGCACATTACCAAGACAgattgataataataataatattaataataataatatactatTACCTTTGGTGCTACGAACTGAGAAGCTCTATTCACCACCCACTTTGGAAGGGAACCTGCAgttcaaacaaaaaaacatgaaaaAGGCTTCTGTAGTGGCAAGTCATATTTCAAGTACTTTTTCAAGCACTAATACTTATTTTCAAGGACTATCAATTTGTAAATAGTTCTTATAATGCAATTGTTTCTAGTTGCCACCCTATAGCAGTATATCGCCAAAAcctcatgaaaaaaaaaaacgaaaaaaaAAAAACCTAGTATTCATCACTACCTTACAAGTTCTACTCAATAATATGTTGTTTTACTACTTATTTACTACATTTGTGGTAAGTCAGTACTGATGATTTTGTAATTTGAGTAGTGATGAGCAGAGTTTTGGGACATGCCTACTGGTAAACCAACATTCCCTATTCACATTACTACACAATTCCAGCTGAATGACTGTGTTTTTATTGGGCAATGGGGAATCTACTAATTAATAGCTAAAAACGTCCTGCTTCCGACTGGCAACTCTGAGTGTCGCCCGGCGGGAGAAGGGCAGGTGGGCTGTGAGAGGAAACAGTAACAGAATAGAAGTGTTGCTATACAGTAGTTCCTGCAggacccctggtttacagtatACAGAACAGAAGTGTTGCTATACAGTAGTTCCTGCAggacccctggtttacagtaacagaacagaaGTGTTGCTATACAGTAGTTCCTGTGcgacccctggtttacagtatACAGAACAGAAGTGTTGCTATACAGTAGTTCCTGCAggacccctggtttacagtaaCAGAAGTGTTGCTATACAGTAGTTCCTGCAggacccctggtttacagtaaCAGAAGTGTTGCTATACAGTAGTTCCTGCAggacccctggtttacagtatACAGAACAGAAGTGTTGCTATACAGTAGTTCCTGCAggacccctggtttacagtaaCAGAAAAGAAGTGTTGCTATACAGTAGTTCCTGCTggacccctggtttacagtaaCAGAAGTGTTGCTATACAGTAGTTCCTGCAggacccctggtttacagtaacagaacagaaGTGTTGCTATACAGTAGTTCCTGCAggacccctggtttacagtatACAGAACAGAAGTGTTGCTATACAGTAGTTCCTGTGCGACCCCTGGtttacaatatacagtacataagTCTTGATATAGTTCCTGCATGACACCTTTACACGTTGAAATGACAcgtttacagtaaggacagtatacagtagatatagttcatgcaggacccctggtttacagtaaggacagtatacagtagatatagttcaTGCAGGACCctggtttacagtaaggacagtatacagtacatatagttcatgcaggacccctggtttacagtaaggacagtatacagtagatatagttcaTGCAGGACCctggtttacagtaaggacagtatacagtagatatagttcatgcaggacccctggtttacagtaaggacagtatacagtagatataattcatgcaggacccctggtttacagtaaggacagtatacagtagatatagttaaTGCAGGGCCCctggtttacagtaaggacagtatacagtagatatagttcatgcaggacccctggtttacagtaaggacagtatacagtagatatagttcatgcaggacccctggtttacagtaaggacagtatacagtagatatagttcatgcaggacccctggtttacagtaaggacagtatacagtagatatagttcatgcaggacccctggtttacagtaaggacagtatacagtagatatagttcatgcaggacccctggtttacagtaaggacagtatacagtagatatagttcatgcaggacccctggtttacagtaaggacagtatatagtagatatagttcatgcaggacccctggtttacagtaaggacagtatacagtagatatagttcatgcaggacccctggtttacagtaaggacagtatacagtagatatagttcaTGAAGGACCCCTagtttacagtaaggacagtatacagtagatatagttcaTGCAGGATCCctggtttacagtaaggacagtatacagtagatatagttcaTGCAGGACCCTTGGTTTACAGTAAGggcagtatacagtagatatagttcatgcaggacccctggtttacagtaaggacagtatacagtagatatagttcaTGAAGGACCCCTagtttacagtaaggacagtatacagtagatatagttcaTGCAGGATCCctggtttacagtaaggacagtatacagtagatatagttcaTGCAGGACCCTTGGTTTACAGTAAGggcagtatacagtagatatagttcatgcaggacccctggtttacagtaaggacagtatacagtagatatagttcatgcaggacccctggtttacagtaaggacagtatacagtagatatagttcatgcaggacccctggtttacagtaaggacagtatacagtagatatagtttatgcaggacccctggtttacagtaaggacagtatacagtagatatagttcatgcaggacccctggtttacagtaaggacagtatacagtagatatagttcatgcaggacccctggtttacagtaaggacagtatacagtagatatagttcatgcaggacccctggtttacagtaaggacagtatacagtagatataattcatgcaggacccctggtttacagtaaggacagtatacagtagatataattcatgcaggacccctggtttacagtaaggacagtatacagtagatatagttcatgcaggacccctggtttacagtaaggacagtatacagtagatatagttcatgcaggacccctggtttacagtaaggacagtatacagtagatataattcatgcaggacccctggtttacagtaacagaacagaaGTGTTGCTATACAGTAGTTCCTGCAggacccctggtttacagtatACAGAACAGAAGTGTTGCTATACAGTAGTTCCTGTGCGACCCCTGGtttacaatatacagtacataagTCTTGATATAGTTCCTGCATGACACCTTTACACGTTGAAATGACAcgtttacagtaaggacagtatacagtagatatagttcatgcaggacccctggtttacagtaaggacagtatacagtagatatagttcaTGCAGGACCctggtttacagtaaggacagtatacagtagatatagttcatgcaggacccctggtttacagtaaggacagtatacagtagatatagttcaTGCAGGACCctggtttacagtaaggacagtatacagtagatatagttcatgcaggacccctggtttacagtaaggacagtatacagtagatataattcatgcaggacccctggtttacagtaaggacagtatacagtagatatagttaaTGCAGGGCCCctggtttacagtaaggacagtatacagtagatatagttcatgcaggacccctggtttacagtaaggacagtatacagtagatatagttcatgcaggacccctggtttacagtaaggacagtatacagtagatatagttcatgcaggacccctggtttacagtaaggacagtatacagtagatatagttcatgcaggacccctggtttacagtaaggacagtatacagtagatatagttcatgcaggacccctggtttacagtaaggacagtatacagtagatatagttcatgcaggacccctggtttacagtaaggacagtatatagtagatatagttcatgcaggacccctggtttacagtaaggacagtatacagtagattTAGTTCATGCAggacccctggtttacagtaaggacagtatacagtagatatagttcaTGAAGGACCCCTagtttacagtaaggacagtatacagtagatatagttcaTGCAGGATCCctggtttacagtaaggacagtatacagtagatatagttcaTGCAGGACCCTTGGTTTACAGTAAGggcagtatacagtagatatagttcatgcaggacccctggtttacagtaaggacagtatacagtagatatagttcaTGAAGGACCCCTagtttacagtaaggacagtatacagtagatatagttcaTGCAGGATCCctggtttacagtaaggacagtatacagtagatatagttcaTGCAGGACCCTTGGTTTACAGTAAGggcagtatacagtagatatagttcatgcaggacccctggtttacagtaaggacagtatacagtagatatagttcatgcaggacccctggtttacagtaaggacagtatacagtagatatagttcatgcaggacccctggtttacagtaaggacagtatacagtagatatagtttatgcaggacccctggtttacagtaaggacagtatacagtagatatagttcatgcaggacccctggtttacagtaaggacagtatacagtagatatagttcatgcaggacccctggtttacagtaaggacagtatacagtagatatagttcatgcaggacccctggtttacagtaaggacagtatacagtagatataatTCATGCAGGGCCCctggtttacagtaaggacagtatacagtagatataattcatgcaggacccctggtttacagtaaggacagtatacagtagatatagttcatgcaggacccctggtttacagtaaggacagtatacagtaggtatagttcatgcaggacccctggtttacagtaaggacagtatacagtagatataattcatgcaggacccctggtttacagtaaggacagtatacagtagatataattcatgcaggacccctggtttacagtaaggacagtatacagtagatatagttcatgcaggacccctggtttacagtaaggacagtatacagtagatatagttcatgcaggacccctggtttacagtaaggacagtatacagtagatatagttcatgcaggacccctggtttacagtaaggacagtatacagtagatatagttcatgcaggacccctggtttacagtaaggacagtatacagtagatatagttcatgcaggacccctggtttacagtaaggacagtataCATAACAGAAGTGTGACGATAGTGTGCCAGCTGTTTTCCATGTCATGAATTGGAGGTTTGcaacgtacgcacacacacacacacacacacacacacacacacacacacacacacacacacacacacacacacacacacacacacacacacacacacacacacacacacacacacacacacacacacacacacacacacactctcttcacACTCAAGGACAGAAATGAGGCTAGACTGTTGTTAAATTACAATGGAGCACACAGAGTAGTTGTAGACAATGTGGTGTTCTGCTGCACCCTGACATTGGGTTTACAAAAGGTGCAAGAGAAGACACACTGTAGTGTACGACACTGTATACTATAGTGAAATGGTCTCTCCACACTTTAATCAGATGCAATGTCAGCGTTTAATGGTTAAGCTTTCGGTCAGTAATGGCCTTCTTTAAAACACCGTGGTTAAAAGCACCTTAAATATCTTGGACAGGAAGGATATGCCACAGGTCACATCATCGGCCTAATAGGTTTCAAAAAGTTACTTATGAAACGGAACCTTGTTGCGTTTGATCTTCGCCTGATTCCTCCCTAAGACCTGTGTCTGTGTACACAGAGGTATTTCAACAGGACTCTCTCAGTGTGGAGTGAAGCTAGGGGAGTTTCAGCTAACTGGTGTTACGTACACAAACGGACAGAGCGGTCTTCTCATAGCACCCTATGACAGCGATGCACTGTATCCAGATCTGGTGTTGACCAGCATAGAGCTGTACTGTAAACACCAAAACATGATGTTATGTAAATCATTTagaatgtacagtactgtatataaccagttaCAAAGGTTTACCTTTGGGATCGACCTGCGTTAGGTAATAGAGAGTGGAGGAGCTGGCTCCGTTGGACTGGATCAGGTAGCCTGTCAGCAGAGACACCGCTCTCACATAGTCCTTTTTGGGCGGATATTGCTGAAATAAGACCAATCAAATCAAAGTAATATTCATTAATGAATTACCATTTTTTTTTTCCAGTCAGCTGTTCATATTATGTTTAGAGGTTTTTTGTTTGTTAAACAACCCAGACTTCAACCCAGACTTTAACCCAGACTTCAACCCAGACTTCAACCCAGACTTCAACCCAGACTTCAACCCAGACTTCAACCCAGACTTTAACCCAGACTTCAACCCAGACTTCAACCCAGACTTCAACCCAGACTTTAACCCAGACTTCAACCCAGACATCAACCCAGACTTTAACCCAGACTTCAACCCAGACTTCAACCCAGACTTTAACCCAGACTTTAACCCAGACTTCAACCCAGACTTCAACCCAGACATCAACCCAGACTTCAACCCAGACATCAACCCAGACTTCAACCCAGACTTCAACCCAGACTTTAACCCAGACTTTAACCCAGACTTTAACCCAGACTTCAACCCAGACTTTAACCCAGACTTCAACCCAGACTTCAACCCAGACTTTAACCCAGACTTTAACCCAGACTTTAACCCAGACTTCAACCCAGACTTTAACCCAGACTTTAACCCAGACTTCAACCCAGACTTTAACCCAGACTTCAACCCAGACTTTAACCCAGACTTCAACCCAGACATCAACCCAGACTTCAACCCAGACTTCAACCCAGACTTCAACCCAGACTTCAACCCAGACTTTAACCCAGACTTCAACCCAGACTTCAACCCAGACATCAACCCAGACTTCAACCCAGACATCAACCCAGACTTCAACCCAGACTTCAACCCAGACTTCAACCCAGACTTTAACCCAGACTTTAACCCAGACTTCAACCCAGACTTTAACCCAGACTTCAACCCAGACTTCAACCCATACTTTAACCCAGACTTTAACCCAGACTTTAACCCAGACTTTAACCCAGACTTCAACCCAGACTTTAACCCAGACTTTAACCCAGACTTTAACCCAGACTTCAACCCAGACTTTAACCCAGACTTCAACCCAGACTTCAACCCAGACTTCAACCCAGACTTCAACCCAGACTTCAACCCAGACTTTAACCCAGACTTCAACCCAGACTTCAACCCAGACTTCAACCCAGACTTTAACCCAGACTTCAACCCAGACATCAACCCAGACTTCAACCCAGACTTCAACCCAGACTTCAACCCAGACTTCAACCCAGACTTTAACCCAGACTTTAACCCAGACTTCAACCCAGACTTCAACCCAGACATCAACCCAGACTTCAACCCAGACATCAACCCAGACTTCAACCCAGACTTCAACCCAGACTTTAACCCAGACTTTAACCCAGACTTTAACCCAGACTTCAACCCAGACTTTAACCCAGACTTCAACCCAGACTTCAACCCAGACTTTAACCCAGACTTTAACCCAGACTTTAACCCAGACTTCAACCCAGACTTTAACCCAGACTTTAACCCAGACTTTAACCCAGACTTCAACCCAGACTTTAACCCAGACTTCAACCCAGACTTTAACCCAGACTTCAACCCAGACATCAACCCAGACTTCAACCCAGACTTCAACCCAGACTTCAACCCAGACTTCAACCCAGACTTTAACCCAGACTTCAACCCAGACTTCAACCCAGACATCAACCCAGACTTCAACCCAGACATCAACCCAGACTTCAACCCAGACTTCAACCCAGACTTCAACCCAGACTTTAACCCAGACTTTAACCCAGACTTCAACCCAGACTTTAACCCAGACTTCAACCCAGACTTCAACCCATACTTTAACCCAGACTTTAACCCAGACTTTAACCCAGACTTTAACCCAGACTTCAACCCAGACTTTAACCCAGACTTTAACCCAGACTTCAACCCAGACTTTAACCCAGACTTCAACCCAGACTTTAACCCAGACTTCAACCCAGACTTCAACCCAGACTTCAACCGAGACTTTAACCCAGACTTCAACCCAGACTTTAACCCAGACTTCAACCCAGACTTCAACCCAGACTTTAACCCAGACTTTAACCCAGACTTTAACCCAGACTTCAACCCAGACTTTAACCCAGACTTTAACCCAGACTTCAACCCAGACTTTAACCCAGACTTCAACCCAGACTTCAACCCAGACTTCAACCCAGACATCAACCCAGACTTCAACCCAGACTTCAACCCAGACTTTAACCCAGACTTCAACCGAGACTTCAACCGAGACTTCAACCGAGACTTCAACCGAGACTTTAACCCAGACTTCAACCCAGACTTTAACCCAGACTTTAACCCAGACTTTAACCCAGACTTTAACCCAGACTTCACAACAGAAGCATGAAGAGATGTTGACCCCACTTCAACAGTAGACAGGGCAAGGCTTTCTGGATGCCGAGCCATCCAACATTGTGTGTAGATAAAGGTACATACCGGGTGTTTGACAGAGTAGTTGATGATCAGGTAGTCGTTGCCCAGAGGAAGCCATGATCTCATGGTAACAAAGTCCCTGTTCTTCAGGGGGCTCGGGCACTTCCCTACAAAACACAATGACAACATGACTTCAGTGGAAGATGTTTCAATGAGTCCAAATGTCCACATATTGTAGCATTCTATTGTCTAGTTCTCAATGATTCTCAGTGATGAACTGCCTCACAACCCAGTCTATTCAGTCTATTTCTATAACGGATTAGATTGCATGTTTGCTGTACCTTTCATCTGCAAcatgtggttacagtaggcttaGTCATAGAAACACCTTTTACTTTGAGAAATATTCTTTAAGTCTACTACATCTGTTGAATCATACCGGCACATTGACTCACACTGACCGGCACATTGactcacactgactggcacattgACTCACACtgacctgcacattgactcacacTGACCGGCACATTGAgtcacactgactggcacattgACTCACACTGACCGGCACATTGACTCACACTGACCGGCACATTGACTCACACTGACCGGCACGTTGACTCACACTGACCGGCACGTTGactcacactgactggcacattgACTCAGACTGACTGGCACATTGACTCACACATTGACTCACACTGACCGGCACGTTGactcacactgactggcaca from Salvelinus fontinalis isolate EN_2023a chromosome 29, ASM2944872v1, whole genome shotgun sequence encodes:
- the LOC129827449 gene encoding START domain-containing protein 10-like gives rise to the protein MPVQIPDDTDFTSFKEQCENHEGWTARYNKGSVTVWCRDEECKTIQKLKMRIVCKDVTADTLYDVLHDTSYRKKWDGNMIDTHDIGRLTVNTDVGYYSWKCPSPLKNRDFVTMRSWLPLGNDYLIINYSVKHPQYPPKKDYVRAVSLLTGYLIQSNGASSSTLYYLTQVDPKGSLPKWVVNRASQFVAPKAMKKIYKACQKYPEWKRKHNPNLKPWIYPEQNTLPCINVSDLVLQRADSLENIDESRLTEEKQAQHHSDDEET